In the genome of Bacillus thuringiensis, the window ATTCTCCCAAGGAATCTCTAATGATGTCCAATTTGAACCACCGTCTACTGACTGATACACTCCTTTATTGCTAAACAGATAAAACGTTCCATCACTTGTTGCCTTTAATACTGGTATGATTGCCCCTTTAGGAGTTGGTAAACCTGCATTCATTTCTGCCCAAGGCTGATCTTTTTCTTTCTTATAAATAAATGATTCACAATTTCCATTATTGTAATCATGCGCTACGTGTGGATTTGAAGATGTCGCGATGATAATATTTTCTGGATCATTTGGGTTCACTGCCATTTGATATGCGTAATGATGCTTTAGCCCACTACACATATAGTTCCAAGTCTTACCTCCATCATTACTCTCCGCATACTCTTGACCTGGTTCTTTCAAGAATGAATCACCTAACACCCCGTATAAACGATTTGGGGCATTGCGATGTGATTTAAGAATGTGAATATCTTGAGGATAGTTCCCCTCTTTTTCCTCAGTCCATGTCTTACCTCCATCTACACTTTTAATTAATCCGCCTACCTCAATAGTCGTATAAATAGTTTCTGGATTATTAGCATCAATTTCAATATGTTTTACATGGTGTGTATATGTTCGTTGAGGAAAGAACCATGATGAATATGATGGCATTTGTCGATAATCTGTTAGCAGCTCAAAACTGTCTCCTCCATTTTTGGATACGAACATTGCACTCGGTTCAGTTCCTACATATACAATCCCGTTACCGTCATCCCCCTTCGCTGGAGATACAGAAACTGCTGTAATAGCTCTCATATGAATAGCATTAGCTGGGAACACTTCACCAAATGAAGGTAACGCACCAATTGCTTCCCATGAACTTCCTCCATCTTTACTTCTCCATAATCCCCTATCAAAAGTACCACAATACATTCTTTCTGGATCGTATGGATCTGAAGCTAACGCAACTGGATTCGCACCTACAAACTGCGATTGGACGCTCCATGTTGAGTCTTTTTTTTC includes:
- a CDS encoding WD40/YVTN/BNR-like repeat-containing protein, whose product is MEKFILAFDRELVIAEKKDSTWSVQSQFVGANPVALASDPYDPERMYCGTFDRGLWRSKDGGSSWEAIGALPSFGEVFPANAIHMRAITAVSVSPAKGDDGNGIVYVGTEPSAMFVSKNGGDSFELLTDYRQMPSYSSWFFPQRTYTHHVKHIEIDANNPETIYTTIEVGGLIKSVDGGKTWTEEKEGNYPQDIHILKSHRNAPNRLYGVLGDSFLKEPGQEYAESNDGGKTWNYMCSGLKHHYAYQMAVNPNDPENIIIATSSNPHVAHDYNNGNCESFIYKKEKDQPWAEMNAGLPTPKGAIIPVLKATSDGTFYLFSNKGVYQSVDGGSNWTSLEIPWENRFMEQHPYEMLIIK